CTACTGCTTCATCAAGCTCACCAAGGGGCCGGCGCCCAAGCTCGTCGTCGTCCGAGGACCGGGGAGCGACGACAACGCGATCTACTACGGGCCGTTCATGGGCGCGATGGGCGTCGGCGAAGCGCTGCGAGAGCTGAACGACGTGCTTGGCCTGCGCGATTGCGCCACCGACCAACGAATGCACTTCGCCGACCAACCGGAGTTGTTCGATTCGTTTCCGCGCACACCGGGCTGCATCCGCTTCGAGGTGAAGAAGTGTCTCGGGCCGTGCGTCGGCGGGTGCACGGTGCAGCAGTACGACGAGCGGCTCTTCCTCGCGCGCGCGTTTCTCGACGGCGTCGACGACGGCCCGATCGAGCGTCTGCGCAACGATATGGAATCGGCGAGCGAGCGGCTCGAGTTTGAACGCGCGGCGTCGCTGCGCGACAAGATGCGTCGGCTCGAGGCGCTGCGGGGGCAGTTCGCGCACCTGCGATTCGCGGTCGAGAACCTTTCGTTTGTGTATAGCGTGCCGGGGTATGATGGGGCCGACCGCGTCTATTTGATTCGTCGCGGTCTCGTGCGGGCCGAAGCGTCGGTGCCGACGACGACGGATGAGGCGGCGTCACTCATGCAGCTCATCGACAGCGTCTTTTCACCGATGGAACGCCGAACGACGCAGATCCCGACGCATGAGATCGACGAGTTGTTGCTCTTGTCCTCCTGGTTTCGTCGTTTCCCTGAGGAGTTGCATCGCACGAGCGCGACACCCGCGGCTGTGGCCGCGGCGTCGTAGCCGTTCGCTGAATCGCGACGCCGCGTACAGCGGCCTGGGGTACCCTGGCGCGCGTTCTGCACAGCCTCATAGGGCGCACTGTTCGTCCCGTGCGCCACACCCAGCAACCGCCAAACGACAGCGATGGCGACGACCTCCTGGCAGCCGACAACTCTGGTCAAGTGCGTGAGTGTTCGTCCGTGGCTCGTGTATCCCGGGTGCGATGAGCCCGGCGGATGCCACGACCTCACACTGGGCAAGATCTACGAAAGCCTCGGTGTCGAGGGGAGCGGCTCGTTTTATAGAATCATCGACGACTCGGGCGACGACTTTCTTTATCCCGTGTCGCACTTCACGCTGCTGTAGGCCGCGGCTTACGGAGCGAGGTCGAGCGTCTCTACCTCGACTTCGCCAGCGACAATTGTGAGCTTGGCCACACTCGGCATGAGGTCGAACCGCCGAGGACCGGCCGCGCCCGGATTCACCACCCAGCGATTGGCAACGTGAGTCACCAACTGCTTGTGCGTGTGTCCGTACACGATCACGTCGGCATCGTAGCGTTCGAGAAGCCGCCGAGGAGCGGGACTCCCGACTTCGTGGCCGTGGCTCACGTGGATTCGCACGCCGCCGACGGTCAATTCGATCGCGGCGGGTAGCGGCGGATCGTCCGGTGGGTCCGTGTTTCCACGCACGGCGCGCACCGGCGCGATTCGCTCGAGCTCCGCGAGTACGTCGGCGCCGCCGACGTCGCCGGCGTGGAGAATCAGCTCGACGCCGGCGAGCGCCGTGTGAACATCCGGCCGCAGGAGCCCGTGTGTGTCCGAGATCAGACCAATGACGTGAGATTTGCCCGGCATGCCGGAAATACCCATCAATCCGCGGGGCGTTCGCTCCAGCGAGGCACGAGCGAGTGCGCGACCCCGAGATGATCGAGCACGCGCGCGACGACGAAGTTCACGAGATCGTCGATCGAAGCCGGCTTGTGGTAGAAACCCGGAGCGGCCGGCATCACCACGGCGCCGGCTCGTGTCACCCGCAGCATGTTCTCCAGATGAATCGCGCTGAGCGGCGTCTCGCGCGCCACGAGAATCAATTTGCGGCGCTCCTTGAGCGCGACGTCGGCGGCGCGCTCGACGAGCGAGCGTGACGACCCGGCCGCGATCGCGGACAAAGTGCCCATGGAGCAGGGACAGATCACCATGCCGGCGTTCACCGCCGAGCCGGAGGCCGGCGATGCGCCACGGTCGGCGTCATCGAACGTCGTCACGTAGGTGTCCCACGCCGCCTTGCCGACGCGCTCTCGGAGCGCGCCGATCGAACCGACGTCCATCTCCGTCTTGAGGAGCCGGAGACCGTGCGAAGACACGATGAGCTGGACTGACTCCTTCGCCTTGGCGAGCGAGGCAAGGAGGCGCACCGCGTAGGGCGCGCCCGATGCACCGGTGATCGCGACGACGATCGGCGGCTTCGTCATGCGCCGATGGCGCGCAACGCGAGAGCGACCGGGTTCGTGTGCACGAGCCGTTCGATCAGCACGCAAAGGAAAAAGGCGATACTGATCACGCCGTTCATCGTGAAGAACGCCGCGTCGAGACGCGAGAAGTCGTTGGGCGTCACCAACGAATGCTCGTACACGAGCAACCCCGCCGCCGCCGCGACTCCCAGCGCATAGAACGAACCCCCCGACCCGGCCCCGAACGTCGCCGCGCCGACCGCTGCCAGGCAGAGCACCGTGACGATGTGAAGACCGCGGGCGACGGTCAGCGCACGATCGCCGCCGATCGCCGCCGGCAGCGAGTGAAGCCGCTGCTCGCGATCGAAGTCGATGTCCTGGAGCGCGTAGAGGACGTCGAATCCCCCGCCCCACGTCGCGACCGCGAGCGCGAGCGTGATCAACATCCACCACGGAGAGCTCCAGCGGCCCGCCACCGCGAGGTATCCGCCGACCGGCGCGATCGACATCCCGACGCCGAGCACAAGGTGGCACCAGCGCGTGAATCGCTTGGTGTAGCTGTAAAAGAACACCCAGCCGAGCGCGAGCGGCGACAGCTTGCCGCACAACGAATTCAGCTGCCACGCCGCCCACACGAAGAGCGCCGACGCGACCGAGACGGCGATCACCGCTTCGGCGACACGGAGCGCGCCGCTCGGCAGCTCGCGCTGTCGAGTGCGCGGATTGCGCGCGTCGATCTCGCGGTCGACGATGCGGTTGAAACCCATCGCCGCGAAGCGCGCACAAGTGAACGCCAGCACGACCCAGCCGAACGAGCCCCACGTGACCTGCGCGCGGTACGACGCCAGAACGACGCCGACGAGCGCGAACGGCAGCGCGAAGAGCGTGTGCGGCAGCTTGACGAAGTTGATGTACGCCAGCACGCGCGATCCGCGGTGCGCGAAGGTCTGTCCTTCACGGGTATGCTCGGCGCCTGGTGCCGCGGTCATGGCTTTGTTCCGAGGCCGAGCATCGGCCAGAGCTCGTCCACGCGACGCTTGGTCGCGTCATCCATCAGGATCAAACCAGGCCATTCACGCGCGAAGCCTTCCTCGGGCAGCTTCTTCGTCGCGTCGATGCCGAGCTTGGAGCCGTACGTGAACGTGCGGCTCGAGTGATCGAGGACGTCCACCGGCCCCATGGTGAAGCGCGCGTCGCGCTGCGGATCGATGTTGTTGAGCGCGACCCACCAGGCCTCCTGCGGATCCCGCACGTTCACCCACTCGTCCACGATCACGAGCACTTTCGCGAGGGACATCAAGCCCTGGCCCCAGAGCGCGTTCATCACCTTGTACGCCTGCCCGGGATATTCCTTTTTGATCGATACGAAGACGAGGTTGTGAAAGATCCCCTCGGCCGGCATGTGATAGTCACGGATCTCCGGGATCGTCAGCTTGAGCAGCGGCAGGAAGATTCGCTCGGTCGCGTGCCCGAGGTAGAAGTCTTCCATCGGCGGCCGGCCGACGATCGTCGCCGGAAAGATCGGCGACTTACGCATCGTGATCGCCGTGACGCGCACCTGCGGATAGAGGTCGGCGAGCGAATAGAAGCCGGTATGATCGCCGAACGGACCCTCGGTGACGAGCGACTCCGCGGGATCGATGTACCCCTCGATGACGAAGTCCGCTTCGGCGGGCACCTCGAGATCACACGTCACGGCCTTCGTGAGCGACACCGGCGATCGACGCAGGAACCCGGCGAACAGAAACTCGTCGATGGTCGGCGGGAGCGGCGCGCTCGCCGAGTACATCGACGGCGGGTCGGCGCCGAGCGCGATGCATACGGGCATTTTCTCGCCGCGTTCGGCCATCTCACGCCAATGTGCCGCGCCGACCTTGTGCCGCTGCCAGTGCATGGCGAGCGTCGTCTTGCCCGTCTGCATGATTCGGTACATCCCGACGTTTCGAATGCCGCGCTTGGGGTCGCGCGTGATGACCATCGGAAAGGTGATGTACGCGCCGCCGTCCTCGGGCCAGCACTTCATGAGCGGCAGCTTGTCGAGATCCACCTCGCCGTCGCGCCACACGACCTCTTGCGACGCGGCCCCGCTCTTCTTCGTTCGAGGCGGAAACTTCCCCATCTCGAGCAGGCGCGGAAGCAGCGCGAGCTTGGCGATGATTCCTTCCGGGACCTTCATCGCCAGCATCTCGTCGATACGCACACCGATCTCGTCGAGCGACTCGACGCCGAGCGCCATGCTCATGCGGCGCATCGATCCGAAGAGATTGATGCCGACCGGAAACGCCGACTTCTGACCATTCATCAGGATCGGCTGCTCGAACAGGAGCGCCTTTCCGCCACCGGGTTGCTTCATCACCCGATCGGCGATCTCGCAGAGCTCGAGGTTGAGCGAGACCGGCGGTCGGACGCGAACCAGCTCGCCGGCCCGGTCGAGCCGCGAGACGAATTCCGAAAGTGTGTCGATGGTAGGGTTGGACAATCGCTATGCCTTTCGGCCGGTGTGGATCGCCGCGATGCCGAGGCTCAATGATCGCCATCCGACGTCGGCGAACCCGGCGCGGCTCATCCGGTCCGCGAGCTCTCGCTCGGGCGGAAAGTTCGCGACCGACCGCGGCAGGTAGGCGTACGCGCTGCCATGACCGCTCAGCATCGCGCCGATGCGCGGCAGCACGCGATGGCAATAGAAGTGGTAGGGCCATCGGACGACGGCCAGCCGGGGCGTGGTGAACTCGAGAATCACGAATCGCGCGCCCGGCGCCAGAACGCGGTGGATCTCGCGCAGCGATGCGTCGAGGTCGGTCACGTTGCGAATGCCGAATGCGACGATGGCGCCCGAGGCTTCGCCGTCGCGGAGCGGCAGGTCGAGTGCGTCGGCGACGACGGGCCACACCACCGCTCGAGGTGCCTTGCCCTGTCCGGCGCGAAGCATGGGCTCGGCAAAATCCGCCCCAACCACGCGCCCTTCGAATCCGCGGGAGCGCGAGAGCTCGGCAGCCACGTCGAGGGTTCCGGCGCAAAGGTCGACATAGGTTCCGCGCGGCGCCCGTGTCCACTCCAACGCGGCGATCGCCTTGCGCCGCCACCCGCGGTCGACGTTGAGGCTCAGGATGTGGTTGAGCCGATCGTAGGTCGGCGCGATCTGACCGAAGGTCCGGCGGACGTAATCGCGCTTGACTCGACCGCCATCGGCCGCCGCACGCGCTTCTTCCGTCTCCAGCTCGCTCACCGTCATGCGGCGAAAGTTGCCCGTGCCCGAATTGATGGGCAAGCTGGGCAAGCCGAAGCGGCTGACGATGGATGCCGACCAGCCGAAGTGGCTGGTCGGGGGATACCGGCAAGCATAGCTTTGGTCAACCGACGGCGCCGCTTCATGATGGGCTCGCGCCACGAGGCCGATGCCACCAGCTCTCGACCTACAAAATCTTCCCGACGCCGACGTAGTCGCGCTGGCCCAGAACGGGCGCGACGGGGCGTTTCGCGAGCTGATCCGGCGCTACGAGCGGCCAGTTTTTTCGCTCATCTACCGGATGGTGCGCGACCGCGAGCTGTCCGAGGACCTCGCTCAGGACACTTTCATCAAGGTCCTGAACCACCTCGACCGCTATCGGCCGGAATTCAAGCTGTCGAGCTGGCTCTTCAAGATCGCGAACAACGTCGCCATCGATCATCTGCGACGGCGACAGCTCGAAACGGTGAGCATCGACGGATCGCCCCACGCCTTGACCTCCGACGCCATCGAGGCGACCTCGTTCGACATCGTCGGAGATCAGGAATCGGCCCTCGACGAGCTCGAGGCTCGAGAGCTCGGGACCTCGATCGAACGCGCCATCTCGCAGCTCAGGCCAGAGTACCGGTCCTGCATAATGCTGAGACATGTCGAAGGACGTTCATACGAAGAGATCGCGGCCACACTCGATCTCCCGCTCGGCACCGTGAAGACGTATATCCACCGCGCTCGACACGAGCTCCGCCGGGCGCTCGACCACCTGCGGGAGAGCGGGTGACCCCGGTCACCGGAACCCGACGTCAGGGTTCACCCTGCCTTGATCCGACTCCTGAAACCGACGCCGCGAACCCTCCGTACTGACCCTCGGAGACTCCATGAACCACCGGCACCTCCTTCCAGACGAGATCGACCTCCTCCTCGATGACGAGGTGGGCTTCGGGGTGACCCCCCTGAGGGCCCACATTCGCGAGTGCACACAATGCCGTGCGCTGGTCGACGAAGCCCGCGTCGCCGTGGACGCCCTGGAGGCCATTCCACACTTCGCCCCGTCCCACCTTTTCGCCGATCGCGTCATGGCGCGCGTGCCCGTGTTCGTCCCGTGGCACGTCGCCGCCCGAGACGCCGCCGAACGATGGCTGCCGCAGGCCCGACGCACCCGGTTCATCGTGGCGGGACTGGCCACCTCGGTGGCGTCGCTCGTCACGATCGCGATCCTGTGGGTCGCGACCCAGACCGATGCGTTGGTGCTGGTCACCGGCGCGGCGGGCAACGAGCTTCGGAGCATGGCGATGGACGCCGGCCAGCGGGCCGTCGCGGCCATCTTCGGTGAACAGGCGCTGCGCCTCGTTCAGGGCGCCGGATCACTGGGCATTGCGGCGGCGTTGACCGTACTCGTGTTGGCGACAGCAGGGTCGGTCGCCGGATTCCGGGCGCTAGCGCTCGTTTCGAGCCGACGCCGGGCGTAGTAATGCGCCCCCTGTTTGCGATCGCCGCTCTGGCGCTTGGCAGCATGCGGGCGTCAGCGCAGGCCGGTCAGACGAAGACGAATCCGCCAGCTTCCGCAACTCCGGCCGCGGATTCCGCGGTCGCGCGTGAAGTCGCACAACGTCGAGCGCAGGGCGACGACCGCCTTCCCGACGCGAGCAGCTTCAGCATTGGCGACCGGACGATCGCGGCCGACTCGACGGTCCGCGGTACCATCGCCGTCGCGCGCGGCAACCTTGACGTGTTCGGCACGATCGACGGCGACGCGGTCGCGTTGGGCGGCAACATCCGCGTGCACAACGGGGGTCGAGTTACCGGCGACGCGTGGGCGGTTGGCGGGACGCTGTCGGTCGACGGCGGTGTCGTCGAGGGCGAACGACGCGCCGTCGCCGTCCCGAAATACACCGGACCGCGCGTGGCTCGAACGCCGCTCAGCGTTTGGCAGGCGTTCAAGCTCGCGGTTGGATGGTTCGCGGTGCTGGCGATCATCGGCATCGGCGTGATGCTCTTCGCCGACGCGAACCTCGACGGCGTCGTCGGTGAATTGGAGCGCGGCGTGGCGCGCGCGTTCTGGATCGGGCTCGCCGGGCAGTTGCTCGCGTTGCCCGGTCTGCTGATCGTCGTCGTCGGTCTCGCGATCACGGTGGTGGGACTACTGCTGGTGCCGTTCGCGATCGTCGCGTACATCGTGGCGGCCGCGGGCCTCCTCACGTTGGGATTCCTCGCCGCGGCACGTCTGCTGGGCGGAGGCCTCGCGTCCGACGACGGCACCGCGTCGCCACGCGGTGTCCATCTGCGCGCTCTGTTCCTCGGGCTGCTCGTGTATCTGGCGCTCTGGGTTGCGACCGCGCTCTTCTCGCACACCCCGGGAGTGGGTACCGTGCTGCGCGTGATCGCGGTCGCCGTGACGTGGGTGGCCGCCACGGCCGGACTCGGCGCGACGATTTCTTCACGCGCCGGAACTCACCGCGCGACTGGTCCGGCGTCGAAGTACACAGGCGACGACCTCGCCTGGCAAACTCCGACGCCGGTCACAGGCGTCGCGGCCTCTTCACGGCGTCCGGTGTCGTCGTCGACCCCTTAGCGTCGATCAGGATTCCGCGCGAAGAATGACCTTGTCGCCGCGAGAGAGGTGCAACGCTCTCGCGGCGCTGTCGTTTCGGATCGAGATCTCGATGGCACCGCCTGATCCGACGACCGCCAACGCTTCGCCGACCGCGACGTCGGCGTATGCACGGTGGAGCGGAATCGTCCGGTGTCCCACGACGACCGCCGCGACTCCCTCAGCGACGATGTTAGTGATCGCGTTTCCGAATCGATCGATCGCCACGACCTCGCCCTCGATGACGCCGCCCGGACCTCGAACCGGCTCGGGCGTACTGCAAATGATCGGCGTTTCTCGCGGCGGCGAACCCAGTGTCGTGATCGGCTCGCCACGCGCGAGCGCGGCCGCGATCGGAGCGAAGACGTCGCGTCCGTGAAAGGTCGCCGACGCGTCGCCGGGAATCCGAAGCTCGACGACGAGCGCATCCGACCGCGACAGCGCCGGCGACAGCGCGCCGTTGTCCGGTCCAACGAGATAGCGATCGTCGCTCGCCACAGCGAGGGCCGCGCGCGACGAGCCGACACCGGGATCGACGACGACCAAATGGACGGTGCCCGCCGGAAATCGGCGCCAGAAGCGCGCGACCGTGAGCCGCGCGGAGTCGACGTCGTGGCGCGGAATGTCGTGCGTGATGTCGACGAGCGTCGCGCCTGGCGCATGCGTGAGCAGCTCGGCTTTCATCTCGCCGACGTAGCCGTCGGCGGTACCGAAGTCGGTCGTGAGCGTGACGATGTGCGTCATCGTCGGACTCCCTCGGCGATCAGGTCGTCGCGGCTGCCACTCCATCGTTCACTCGCTCGGCGATTCGCCCGGCGATCGATGCGAGAGCGCGCGCGGCAGACGAGGCCGGCTCCGCGACCACGATCGGCGCGCCGCGGTCCCCGCCCTCCATCACGCGCTGATAAAGCGGAATCTGCCCGAGAAGCGGCAACTCGAGCTCCTTCGCGAGCCGCTCGCCGCCGCCGCTTCCGAAGATGGGCGACGGTTTGCCGCAGTGCGGACACTCGAACCAGCTCATGTTCTCGACGATGCCGAGGACGGGCACGGTCACGCGCTCGAACATCTTCACGCCCCGCAGCGCGTCGCCGACCGAGACTTCCTGCGGAGTCGTGACGATCACCGCGCCGGTGACTTGGGTCGCCTGTACGAGCGTGAGCTGCGCGTCGCCGGTGCCCGGCGGAAGGTCGACGATGAAATAGTCGAGCGTCCCCCACGCGACGTCGCGCAGAAACTGTGTGATGATCTTCATGATGATCGGACCGCGCCAGATCGCCGGCTGGTCGCGGTCGATCAGAAAGCCGAGGCTGATGACCTTCACGCCGTGGGCCTCGAGCGGGATGATGCGCTCCTGGATCACCATCGGCGGTTCGTTCACCCCCATCATCAGCGGGATGTTCGGTCCGTAAATGTCGGCGTCCATGAGACCGACGCGCGCTCCCTGCTGCGCGAGGGCGACGGCGAGATTCACGGCGACCGTCGATTTTCCGACGCCGCCCTTGCCGCTCGAGATGGCGATGATTTTCCCGAGATTCGGGTATGTGACCGGCGTCGGCGCTGGAACGCGCTGCTGCGCCGGGCGATCATCCATCACCGGCAGTGCTCGGCCGGCGGATTTCGCCGGGGGCGGGGGTGGAGCGGAATGATTCGCCGCCGCGACGTCCACGGTGACGTCCTCAACGCCGTCCACCTGCTCGACTGCCTGTCGAATCACGCGCGCGAGCGCGGGGTCGTCGCCCGGAGCGAGCTGCAATGTGAGCCGAACACGGCCCGTCGTCGTCGTTGCGATGTCGCGCACCGCGCCGCTCTCCATCACGTCGCGCCCCGTGCGCGGATGACGAACGCGGCCGAGGGCCTCGGCGATTCGGTGCTGTAGAGTCGCTGCCATGTCTAGAAGGTAGGGCTCTTCACGTTGCCGCGCGCGCCGACCCGTTTCCCTCGTTGGTGAGCGGTGGCAGGTAGCCCTGCGCGGCGGCGATGACGCGCGCGCGGACGTCGTCGAGGGATCCGGAGATCAACGCGCCGGCGGCCTTGGCGTGGCCGCCGCCGCCGAACTGTCGGGCGAACGCGTTGACGTCCACCTCGCCCGTGCTGCGGAATGAGACTTTCACTTTCCCGTAGCCGAGGTCGCGGAAAAAGAGCGCCATCCGCGTGCCCGCGATCGACCGCGCGTGCTCGACGATGCCGTCGAGATCCTCCTGGCGGACGCCATGCTTCTCGAGCGCCCCCCCGCGCATCGAAAGCCACGCGATGCCGTGCTCCTCGTCGACGCCCAGACTGTCGAGCACCTCGCCGAGCAGACGCACTCGGCCGGCCGGCGCCGACGCATAGATGCGCAGGTACATGTCCTCGGGCTCGACGCCGGCGTGCAACAAGTCCGCGGCGATCGCGTGGCAGCGCGGCGTCGTGTTGCTGAACCGGAATCCGCCCGTGTCGGTGAGAATCGCCGTGTAAAGCGCCTGCGCGATGTCCGGGTCGATCTCGAGGTCGAGCACGCAGGCGAGATCGTAAACCAGCTCACCGGTCGCGCACGCGGCGACGTCGGTGAAGACGATGTCGCCCGCGGGGTCGTCGGACGCGATGTGATGGTCGATGACGAGCTTCGGCACGCGCAGCTTGCGAACCGTGTCGGCGAGCATGCCCAGCCGTTTCACATCGCTGATGTCGAGCACGACGAGCACGTCGATGCCCTCGAGGGCCGACGCGCCGCGGTGCGTCATGTCGCGAACGCCGTCGCCGAGCAGAAACGAGAACAGCTCGGGCCATGGCGTGGGATTCACGATGCGAACGACGAGGCCGAGCTGGGTGAGCATGCGCGCTAGCGCAGCCTCGGAACCGCAACCGTCGCCGTCGGCGTTCATGTGCGTCGACAGCGCGACGCGCCGGCCGGGAACGAGCTCACGACGCAAGGCCTCGATCGCCGTGCGCCGCGACTCCGGAATTTTCAGGTACTCTTCGGCCGTGTGGGACACGTCGTGCGGAGCGCTCTCCCGAAAAATTGAAACGGCGCCCGGTGCCGGGCGCCGTCTCGAAAGCTAACGCGACCAAGTCGCGCCGTCAGTCGCCGGCGGCAGCCTCCATGGGCTGACTCCCGACGTGCGAGTGGGTCCTGCTGTACGTGAAATAGATGACCAAGCCGATGATCATCCAAACGATCAAGCGAAGCCAAGTGTCCGACGGAAGGCTGTACATCATGTACGCGCAGATCAGGATTCCGAGAATGGGAACGAGCGGCACCATCGGGGTCCGGAACGGGCGCGGAATGTTGGGCCGCTGATAGCGAAGCACCATGATGCCGAAGCACACGATCACGAAGGCGAGCAGCGTGCCGATCGATACCAGCTGACCGAGCAGGTCGATCGGGAAGAAACCGGCGACGAGCGCGGCCACGATACCCGTCACGATCGTCGTCACGTACGGGGTCTGGAACTTGGGATGGACCTTCCCGAACACCGCGGGAAGCAGCCCGTCGCGGCTCATCGAGAAGAAGATTCGCGGCTGCCCCATGAGCATCACGAGCACGACCGACGCAAGCCCGAGGATCGCGCCGATGTTGATGAAATAGGTAAGCCACCTGAGCGCCGGACCGGCCGCCTCGATCGCGACGAACACCGGGTGCGGCACGTTCAGATTCTTGTAGTTCGTGAGCCCCGTCATCACCAGCGCCATCAAGATGTAGAGGACGGTGCAGATGCCGAGCGACGCGAGAATGCCGATCGGCATGTCTTTCTGCGGATTCTTCGCCTCCTGGGCCGCGGTCGAAACGGCGTCGAATCCGATGTAGGCGAAGAACACGACGGCTGCGCCGCGGATGATCCCGCTGAACCCATAGTGTCCGAACTCGCCCGTGTTCGGCGGGATGAACGGATGCCAGTTCGCCGAGTTGACGTACATGAACCCGAAGCCGATCACCGCGATGACGATGGCGACCTTCACGAAGACGATGACGTTGTTGAAGCTCGCCGATTCCTTGATGCCGATGACGAGCAGCGCGGACATCAGCCCGACGAGGACGATCGCCGGCAGATTGATGATGCCCGGCTGAAGCACGGCTCCCGCGGGACACGCGCCGTTCACCGCGGCCGTCGCCGCGCCGGTCGAGTCGATGCACATCAGGTTTTTCACGATCGTGTGCGTGCCCACGATGCCGAGTGGCGCCTGCGTCCACGCCGCCGAGACGTGCATGCCCAGGTTGTCGCGCAAAAACGCGACGAAGTAGCCGGACCATCCCACCGCGACCGTCGCCGCGCCGAACAGGTACTCGAGGATCAAGTCCCAGCCGATGATCCACGCGACGAACTCGCCGAGCGTTGCGTAGCCGTACGTGTACGCGCTGCCGGCGATCGGAATCATCGACGCGAACTCCGCGTAGCAGAGGCCCGCGAAGAGGCACCCGAGTCCGGCGACGACGAATGACAGTACGATCGCGGGCCCCGCGGTCTGCGCGGCTGCCGTGCCGGT
The Gemmatimonadaceae bacterium DNA segment above includes these coding regions:
- a CDS encoding UvrB/UvrC motif-containing protein; translated protein: MPKVKLLRPPTSDAQLRVMRTHVKDNALDRPAVYQMIAADGEIVYVGKSKQVRSRLLSYFRAAFPDDKGARILREAERIEWEYVPSEFSALLTELRLIKRFRPRFNVAMKNDGRNYCFIKLTKGPAPKLVVVRGPGSDDNAIYYGPFMGAMGVGEALRELNDVLGLRDCATDQRMHFADQPELFDSFPRTPGCIRFEVKKCLGPCVGGCTVQQYDERLFLARAFLDGVDDGPIERLRNDMESASERLEFERAASLRDKMRRLEALRGQFAHLRFAVENLSFVYSVPGYDGADRVYLIRRGLVRAEASVPTTTDEAASLMQLIDSVFSPMERRTTQIPTHEIDELLLLSSWFRRFPEELHRTSATPAAVAAAS
- a CDS encoding metallophosphoesterase family protein: MPGKSHVIGLISDTHGLLRPDVHTALAGVELILHAGDVGGADVLAELERIAPVRAVRGNTDPPDDPPLPAAIELTVGGVRIHVSHGHEVGSPAPRRLLERYDADVIVYGHTHKQLVTHVANRWVVNPGAAGPRRFDLMPSVAKLTIVAGEVEVETLDLAP
- a CDS encoding flavin prenyltransferase UbiX, with translation MTKPPIVVAITGASGAPYAVRLLASLAKAKESVQLIVSSHGLRLLKTEMDVGSIGALRERVGKAAWDTYVTTFDDADRGASPASGSAVNAGMVICPCSMGTLSAIAAGSSRSLVERAADVALKERRKLILVARETPLSAIHLENMLRVTRAGAVVMPAAPGFYHKPASIDDLVNFVVARVLDHLGVAHSLVPRWSERPAD
- a CDS encoding UbiA-like polyprenyltransferase, whose translation is MTAAPGAEHTREGQTFAHRGSRVLAYINFVKLPHTLFALPFALVGVVLASYRAQVTWGSFGWVVLAFTCARFAAMGFNRIVDREIDARNPRTRQRELPSGALRVAEAVIAVSVASALFVWAAWQLNSLCGKLSPLALGWVFFYSYTKRFTRWCHLVLGVGMSIAPVGGYLAVAGRWSSPWWMLITLALAVATWGGGFDVLYALQDIDFDREQRLHSLPAAIGGDRALTVARGLHIVTVLCLAAVGAATFGAGSGGSFYALGVAAAAGLLVYEHSLVTPNDFSRLDAAFFTMNGVISIAFFLCVLIERLVHTNPVALALRAIGA
- a CDS encoding menaquinone biosynthesis decarboxylase, translating into MSNPTIDTLSEFVSRLDRAGELVRVRPPVSLNLELCEIADRVMKQPGGGKALLFEQPILMNGQKSAFPVGINLFGSMRRMSMALGVESLDEIGVRIDEMLAMKVPEGIIAKLALLPRLLEMGKFPPRTKKSGAASQEVVWRDGEVDLDKLPLMKCWPEDGGAYITFPMVITRDPKRGIRNVGMYRIMQTGKTTLAMHWQRHKVGAAHWREMAERGEKMPVCIALGADPPSMYSASAPLPPTIDEFLFAGFLRRSPVSLTKAVTCDLEVPAEADFVIEGYIDPAESLVTEGPFGDHTGFYSLADLYPQVRVTAITMRKSPIFPATIVGRPPMEDFYLGHATERIFLPLLKLTIPEIRDYHMPAEGIFHNLVFVSIKKEYPGQAYKVMNALWGQGLMSLAKVLVIVDEWVNVRDPQEAWWVALNNIDPQRDARFTMGPVDVLDHSSRTFTYGSKLGIDATKKLPEEGFAREWPGLILMDDATKRRVDELWPMLGLGTKP
- a CDS encoding ubiquinone/menaquinone biosynthesis methyltransferase; its protein translation is MTVSELETEEARAAADGGRVKRDYVRRTFGQIAPTYDRLNHILSLNVDRGWRRKAIAALEWTRAPRGTYVDLCAGTLDVAAELSRSRGFEGRVVGADFAEPMLRAGQGKAPRAVVWPVVADALDLPLRDGEASGAIVAFGIRNVTDLDASLREIHRVLAPGARFVILEFTTPRLAVVRWPYHFYCHRVLPRIGAMLSGHGSAYAYLPRSVANFPPERELADRMSRAGFADVGWRSLSLGIAAIHTGRKA
- a CDS encoding sigma-70 family RNA polymerase sigma factor, which produces MPPALDLQNLPDADVVALAQNGRDGAFRELIRRYERPVFSLIYRMVRDRELSEDLAQDTFIKVLNHLDRYRPEFKLSSWLFKIANNVAIDHLRRRQLETVSIDGSPHALTSDAIEATSFDIVGDQESALDELEARELGTSIERAISQLRPEYRSCIMLRHVEGRSYEEIAATLDLPLGTVKTYIHRARHELRRALDHLRESG
- a CDS encoding polymer-forming cytoskeletal protein, with translation MRPLFAIAALALGSMRASAQAGQTKTNPPASATPAADSAVAREVAQRRAQGDDRLPDASSFSIGDRTIAADSTVRGTIAVARGNLDVFGTIDGDAVALGGNIRVHNGGRVTGDAWAVGGTLSVDGGVVEGERRAVAVPKYTGPRVARTPLSVWQAFKLAVGWFAVLAIIGIGVMLFADANLDGVVGELERGVARAFWIGLAGQLLALPGLLIVVVGLAITVVGLLLVPFAIVAYIVAAAGLLTLGFLAAARLLGGGLASDDGTASPRGVHLRALFLGLLVYLALWVATALFSHTPGVGTVLRVIAVAVTWVAATAGLGATISSRAGTHRATGPASKYTGDDLAWQTPTPVTGVAASSRRPVSSSTP
- a CDS encoding SAM-dependent chlorinase/fluorinase; the protein is MTHIVTLTTDFGTADGYVGEMKAELLTHAPGATLVDITHDIPRHDVDSARLTVARFWRRFPAGTVHLVVVDPGVGSSRAALAVASDDRYLVGPDNGALSPALSRSDALVVELRIPGDASATFHGRDVFAPIAAALARGEPITTLGSPPRETPIICSTPEPVRGPGGVIEGEVVAIDRFGNAITNIVAEGVAAVVVGHRTIPLHRAYADVAVGEALAVVGSGGAIEISIRNDSAARALHLSRGDKVILRAES